In Modestobacter versicolor, a single genomic region encodes these proteins:
- a CDS encoding xanthine dehydrogenase family protein molybdopterin-binding subunit, with product MSILGTRVVRTEDPLFLTLGATYTDDLVDHRLTGAVHVTFVRSQVAHGRLLSVDVSAAREAPGVVAAYTAADVDLEPIPAGLPMVPEAMRRQWLATDTVRFVGDIVAVVLTEERYQGEDAAEQVVVDVDVLPAVVGTAQAARDEVLLFPEAGTNVMASFGAPAPSDFFDGCEVVVTQRLVNQRVAPVPLETRATAAAWGEDGRVTIWCTNQGAQQAKTQIAGWLGLDESLVHLVTPDVGGGFGAKIGADPEYAFVAWLARKVGRPTRWTENRSENMLGMLHGRGQDQVVTIGGRRDGTVEAYSLVVDQDAGAYPRVGVILPTLTMLMAPAVYGFPKIHAQARVLATNATSIGAYRGAGRPEATAAVERAIDLFAAEIGMDPAEVRRKNLLEPFDTPHTTPTGAVYDSGDYVVALDRVLEAAGYPELRAEQAARRERGDARQLGIGLAVYVEVTGADTGLGAAESAELEVHPDGTATVLTGTSPHGQGHATTWAMLASDQLGIPVEKITVVHGDTDRIPRGGGTMGSRSLQQGGAAVHQAAVELIDLAKQRAAEVLEVDPADLEVDLASAGLQVRGTPGSGVTFAQLAGSEPLVVQTRFTAGGATFPFGAHVVVVEVDVESGKAEVVRIIAVDDAGTIVNPLLAEGQRHGGIAQGVAQALLEEVLYDSDGNPQTSTLADYPFVSATELPSFELVDMATPTPMNPLGAKGIGEAGTIGATPAVQNAVVDAVAHLGVRHVDMPCTPMRVWRAVQEAQQGGSSS from the coding sequence TCGGCCGCCCGCGAGGCGCCCGGGGTCGTGGCGGCCTACACCGCCGCGGACGTCGACCTCGAGCCGATCCCCGCCGGGCTCCCGATGGTCCCGGAGGCGATGCGCCGGCAGTGGCTGGCCACCGACACCGTCCGCTTCGTGGGCGACATCGTCGCCGTCGTCCTCACCGAGGAGCGCTACCAGGGCGAGGACGCCGCCGAGCAGGTCGTGGTGGACGTCGACGTGCTGCCCGCCGTGGTCGGCACGGCGCAGGCGGCCCGCGACGAGGTGCTGCTGTTCCCCGAGGCCGGCACCAACGTGATGGCCTCCTTCGGGGCGCCGGCGCCCAGCGACTTCTTCGACGGCTGCGAGGTCGTCGTCACCCAGCGGCTGGTCAACCAGCGGGTCGCCCCGGTGCCCCTGGAGACCCGGGCCACCGCCGCCGCCTGGGGCGAGGACGGCCGGGTCACCATCTGGTGCACCAACCAGGGCGCCCAGCAGGCGAAGACCCAGATCGCCGGCTGGCTGGGGCTCGACGAGTCGCTCGTCCACCTGGTCACGCCGGACGTCGGTGGCGGCTTCGGGGCGAAGATCGGTGCCGACCCGGAGTACGCCTTCGTCGCCTGGCTGGCCCGCAAGGTCGGCCGGCCCACCCGGTGGACGGAGAACCGCTCCGAGAACATGCTCGGGATGCTGCACGGGCGCGGGCAGGACCAGGTCGTCACCATCGGCGGCCGGCGGGACGGCACGGTCGAGGCGTACAGCCTCGTCGTCGACCAGGACGCCGGCGCGTACCCGCGGGTCGGCGTCATCCTCCCGACGCTGACCATGCTGATGGCCCCAGCGGTGTACGGCTTCCCCAAGATCCACGCGCAGGCCCGGGTGCTCGCGACCAACGCCACCTCGATCGGGGCCTACCGCGGCGCCGGCCGCCCGGAGGCGACCGCGGCCGTCGAGCGGGCGATCGACCTGTTCGCCGCCGAGATCGGCATGGACCCGGCCGAGGTGCGCCGGAAGAACCTGCTGGAGCCCTTCGACACCCCGCACACCACCCCCACCGGCGCCGTCTACGACTCCGGCGACTACGTCGTGGCGCTGGACCGGGTGCTGGAGGCCGCCGGCTACCCGGAGCTGCGGGCCGAGCAGGCAGCCCGGCGGGAGCGCGGCGACGCCCGTCAGCTGGGCATCGGGCTGGCCGTCTACGTCGAGGTCACCGGGGCCGACACCGGCCTCGGTGCGGCCGAGTCGGCCGAGCTCGAGGTGCACCCCGACGGCACGGCGACGGTCCTCACCGGCACCTCCCCGCACGGCCAGGGGCACGCCACCACCTGGGCGATGCTGGCCAGCGACCAGCTGGGCATCCCGGTGGAGAAGATCACCGTGGTCCACGGCGACACCGACCGCATCCCCCGCGGCGGCGGCACGATGGGCTCGCGCAGCCTCCAGCAGGGCGGCGCCGCGGTGCACCAGGCGGCGGTCGAGCTGATCGACCTGGCCAAGCAGCGGGCGGCCGAGGTGCTGGAGGTCGACCCGGCCGACCTCGAGGTCGACCTGGCGTCGGCCGGCCTGCAGGTGCGCGGCACCCCGGGCTCCGGGGTGACCTTCGCCCAGCTGGCCGGGTCCGAGCCGCTGGTGGTGCAGACCCGGTTCACCGCCGGCGGGGCGACGTTCCCGTTCGGTGCCCACGTGGTCGTCGTCGAGGTCGACGTCGAGTCGGGCAAGGCGGAGGTGGTGCGGATCATCGCCGTCGACGACGCCGGCACGATCGTCAACCCGCTCCTCGCGGAGGGGCAGCGGCACGGTGGCATCGCCCAGGGCGTCGCGCAGGCGCTGCTCGAGGAGGTCCTCTACGACTCCGACGGCAACCCGCAGACCTCGACGCTGGCCGACTACCCGTTCGTCTCGGCGACGGAGCTGCCGAGCTTCGAGCTGGTCGACATGGCCACCCCGACCCCGATGAACCCGCTCGGCGCCAAGGGCATCGGGGAGGCCGGCACGATCGGCGCCACCCCCGCGGTGCAGAACGCGGTCGTCGACGCCGTGGCACACCTCGGCGTCCGGCACGTCGACATGCCGTGCACGCCCATGCGGGTGTGGCGGGCCGTCCAGGAAGCACAGCAGGGAGGCAGCAGCTCATGA